In one window of Melospiza melodia melodia isolate bMelMel2 chromosome 21, bMelMel2.pri, whole genome shotgun sequence DNA:
- the ZNHIT3 gene encoding zinc finger HIT domain-containing protein 3, which yields MRAPGPCAECGAGAAARYRCPRCGSAYCSVPCCRTHRERCAPGARREEEAAGPGSPPAPAGSPAAPEEIVGEEEEQDRVPPQKLQLLGESAELRELLRNPHLRQLLLALEQARDKSSLLRRLMQEPLFLEFADCCLGIVEPPEEKENVLPVLAE from the exons atGAGGGCGCCGGGGCCGTGCGCGGAGTGCGGGGCGGGGGCCGCGGCCCGGTACCGCTGTCCGCGCTGCGGCAGCGCCTA CTGCTCCGTGCCGTGCTGCCGGACCCACCGCG AGCGCTGCGCGCCCGGTGCCCggcgggaggaggaggcggcCGGGCCCGGATCCCCCCCTGCCCCCGCCGGCAGCCCCGCGGCCCCGGAGGAAATCGTgggcgaggaggaggagcaggaccgCGTCCCGCCGCAGAAACTGCAGCTGCTGG GGGAATCGGCGGAGCTGCGGGAGTTGCTGCGGAACCCGCACctgcggcagctgctgctggccctggagcaGGCTCGGGACAAGAGCTCCCTCCTGAGGCGGCTGATGCAGGAGCCGCTGTTCCTCGAGTTCGCCGACTGCTGCCTGGGCATCGTGGAGCCTCCCGAGGAGAAGGAGAACGTGCTCCCCGTCCTCGCCGAGTGA